ATTGCTATTCATATAACTGACTATTTTCCAAAGAATGGAATAATACGTACCCGTTATTCTACTGATCCATCAACATGGCTCAGAGACACTGTTCATTTTTCTCTTAATGAATCAGCAGGATCTATCTCTGCATTTAGTTCGCCAAATATGAGAGGTTCATCGTGGTCAAATGAAAAGTTTGCAATCTTGATCCCTTTTGATAAATTATACACTCAATCTAAGAATCAGTTACAAACTATTAGCGTCACAGATACTTATTTTCTTGGAAATATTACCATTCCTCCAGGATCTGTTTTTCTTGTTCTTGGACATGGCATCTCAGACGCAATCCATAATGGAATAACTACTCAAGATGAAGTTTTTAGTCATTTCGGTGATATGAGCTCTCCTGCCGCGAAAAAAAAGACTGTATTTTATGTTAAAAAAATTAACGGTGTTGAATACATCATTTACAATTATTGGGAAAATGGGAGTGTAGGAGAACTTGTGAAACAAGTTGTTGTACAAATGGGGTTCTCAACTCATCTTAATATACCTTGGCGTATTTTAAATGATGCTCTTGGTCCTGCGTTCAAGCAGCATTCTGATCATTGGACTTCTGATATGGAAGATTTTGGGGCTCTCACAAAAAATATGGAAGAAATAGTTGATTATATCTTTATTTTCTTGAAACGGTTAAAAAGCAAAGGAGTTACTTTGCCGTTAGTTAATATACATGGTGATCTTGACTTCTCCATTCATCATGATAACGAATTAACTGACGCAAAAAGGAAAAAGTTCAGAAGCATACTTTTATATCAAGACTTTTCTCATGAAGAATTAGAGGGTGCTCAAATCCTTGGTAATTCTCTTATTTATTCATCTTATGAAATTAAACTAACATTACAACTGCCATTGCGCCGTGGTTTAGAACTCCTTCAACGGGTTCCTGTTGAATATCATAAAACGATACAGACCTATTTGAGAAGCTATCAAGCAAAAGTAAAAAAACAACTTCCAAAAGAAGTTATTACCCTTTGCCCAAGTTTGTTAAAATTACTCGAGCAGAGCTTTTAGGGAGTGAAAAATGGTGTTCCTTTCTCCTTCTGTCTTGCTTGAATATATGCTCATTTCATTAAAGCAACCTTTTTATATCTCAAAGTTTCTTATTTCTTCATGGAAAAAACTGTTGGGGACTTTTTCATGCTCTTTCGTCCATTGGGCATGAAAGAACGCGAACTTGTCAGCCATGTCAAAGACTATGTCGATGCCGCTCAGCTTCGTGATCTAATCTCGCTTCTCAAACAAAAAAAGATTTCTGCATCTCTCATGTACCTGCCTATTTCCAAAGATCTCTTCGCGCAGACAGAACAATGTGTTATCTTTAAAGCAGAAACACAAGACTCTGAGGTTCATGAATATATCCTTGAGGCAAATCAGGCAATACAAAAAAAATTCTTCAAAAAACAATACGCCTCTTTCGCGGAACATGCTCCAGAAATCTTGCCGAAACTTATCGCGCCGCACATTATCGGGCATGATGTCATTAAACATGCTGTATCCATTCAGCTTTTCGCTTCAGAACCAATCCACATTCTTCTCCTCGGTGATCCAGCTATTGGAAAAACTGACATTATCAGAAGCATCGCTGATTTTCATCCAATCTCAACCTACGGACTAGGTTCTGGTATGAGTGGTGTTGGTCTCGCGGTCACTACTATTGGCGATGTTATTGAACCAGGATTATTGCCGCAGGCAGATCAGGGCATCTGCTGCATTGATGAACTGAATTTACTTAAAGAGGAGAGCCGTGGCGCGTTGTACAACGCAATGGAAAAAGGATTTATTACGTATGACAAAAAAGGAAAACACCTCAAGCTTGACGCGCGTGTTCGCGTGCTTGCGACAGCAAATCCCATTGGTGATAAATTCATAGGAAAAACTGTCGCAGAACTCAAAAAACAAATTCCTTTTGATGACGCGTTGCTCACTCGATTTCATCTTGTATTTCTTGTTCGTAAACCAGACACGTATCAATTTATGAAAATAACCGACGCGATTTTGAAGCAGAAACACGATACTGGACTGACAAAAACAGATCTTGAATTCATCAAAAGTTATGTTTTCCACGCAGAACAACTGAAGGTAACATTGCCTGAGGTTTATCATCAAGACATTGTTTCTTTTGTTGGAGAGCTCAAGAAAAAGGAAAGTAAATGCCTTTTTGAGATTTCTCCTCGGCTTGTTGTTGGACTCATTCGTCTTGTGCAGGCTCGCGCACGAATGTGCTTGCGAGAAAAAGTAAAACAGGAAGATATTGACGCAGTAAAGGTAATTGTTGAACGCGCGTTGAAGATTACCTGATCATTTTCAATGAATCTCTATGATAAACATATTCTTTGAAAAATTTAAGCAAACTATATATAGAAGAATATGTGCATACCCCTTATGGAAACAATAACAATTGCAAAAGATGAATATGAAGGAATGAAGCATGAATTAGAATCATTGCGAAATACTGCGCTCTATAAACGATTACTTGATTTTGAAAAGAACATTGCAGAAGGAAAGAAATTTACACGGAAAGATCTTGGTTTTTAGTTTCCATAATGCTTTTCTTCAATCGGGAGATGGTTTTCTTCTGTTTTTCTGGACTTGTTTTCATCTCAAATTCAAAAACATAAATTTCATCCGTTTCTTTTTTGTGCTTATAATAAAGACGAAGAGGAGGATGTTTGTTTTTAACTTCATACAAAAAAAGTTTGGAATCCAACAGTTCTCCCGCATATTGTCCGAGAAGTTCAATTTTGTCAAGCATTCTGGTAAGGATTTTTCTGATATGACTGTTTGATGCTTCTTTTTGAAGTTGTTTGACAATAATTTCATCAAAAATTAAGGGGTATTTTTTCTCCATCACTAAATTATGAGAATAGGAATATTTAATGGTTTAGAAATAATTTCCACAACGTTTAAAAACAATAAGCTATTTTTTCTCTTTATGTTAGACCAAATAAAACATTTTTACGAAACAAAATACATGTTCTTCTTGATTTTTACTTCTTTTATTCTCTTTACCGCGCTCGCGCAAATTGGATGGCAATATTATACTACTGGTGATTTCCTCCACAAAGGAGTCAGCTTGAAAGGCGGCGCGACTGTTACTGTCCCAGATTATTATGACGCGCTTGGTTTACACGCTGTGCTTGCTGCTTCGTATGAAGGGTATGATATTTCTGTTCGTGAACTTCGCGGTTCATCTGGCGCGCAATCCGGCGTTATTGTGGACATTGATATTCTTGATCAAGAAACCCTTGGGGTATTCGTTTCTCAGGTTTCTTCTGAGACTGGTATTCCAGAAAACATGATGAGCATTGAAACGTTTGGATCCCGCCTGAGCGGTGATTTCTTCTCTCAACTGCTTCTTGGTCTTCTTGTCGCGTTCCTCTTTATGGGCTGTGTTGTCTTTTTGTATTTCAAGGACTTGATTCCAAGCATCGCTGTTATGCTTGCGGCAGGATCTGACATTATTATTACGCTTGCAATTATCAATGTGTTAGGGATTAAACTTTCCACAGCAGGGATTGCCGCGTTTCTTATGTTGATTGGCTATTCTGTTGATACAGATATTCTTCTCACTATTCGTGTTCTGAAACAAAAAGAAGATGGGAACCTTAATGAACGTATTTATGGATCATTCAAAACAGGCGGTCTCATGACCTTTACCGCAATTGTCGCGGTCGGAACTGTTTTACTTTTTACAAACTCTGATGTCTTGTTTCAAATCATGCTTATCCTTTTCATTGGTTTATTTGTGGACATCATGACGACATGGGTACAGAATGTCAGCATTCTTCGCTGGCATCTTCGTGATAAGGAACATACTAAAGAAGGTGGCCACTAATGGCAGACTTTGCATCAGTTAAAGCGCTTTTTTTCCGCTGGCGTGTTCTTATGCTTGTGTTTTTCCTCTTTGCTTCTCTTCTTATGATTCAGCCTTCTTTTTTTTCAGAAGGCGTCGCGATTCGAAGTATCGAGAAAGACAGCCCTGCCGCGCTTGCAGGCATCCATAGTCCATACGCAAAAGACAAGCCGATGTTTCGTGAAGTGATTACTGCTCTTAATGGGCAATCTATTACTTCTCTTGATGATTATGCTGCCGCAATTTCTTCTTTGCAGGAAGGAGAACTTGTTCGGCTTGAAACAATGTCTCGTTATACATACGACGGTGGGACACGATCGCTGCATATGCTTCGTCAAGAAATGCTCTACTCTCTTTATTATAATGAAACCACTGGGCTCGGTATTGAAGTCTATGACGCGCCAACCTCTAACTTGAAGAAAGGACTCGATCTTCAGGGTGGAACGCGTGTTCTTCTTCAGCCAGAAGCAGAAGTTTCTGCTGATGACATGGATCTTCTTATTCAAAATCTTCAGCAGCGCCTCAACGTGTATGGATTAACAGATCTCGTTATTACAGAAGCAAAAGATCTCAATGGCGCACAATTTATTCTCGTTGAAATTGCAGCTGTTACAAAAGACGAAGTGCAGGAACTTATAGGAACGCAAGGAAAATTTGAAGCAAAAGTTGCCAATCAAACTGTTTTCAGCGGTGGCGAAGACATTGCTGCTGTTTGCCGCAGCGCAGACTGCAGTTTTGTTGTTGATCCGCAACGACCATGCCAAGGAAGTGTTGACTCTGGCTATTATTGCACATTCTCTTTTGCGATTACATTGAGTCAGAAAGCAGCAGAAAGACAGGCAGCAGTCACTGCAGACATTCCTTTGAGCAGTGAGCAAGGTGGCGCGTATCTCGCGTCTGATCTTGATTTGTATCTTGATGATGTGCTTGTTGATACCCTCAAAATTGGCGCTGATTTGAAAGGTCGAGCGGTCACTGATATTTCTATATCAGGACCTGGCACTGGTCCGACGTATCAAGAAGCGGTGCAAAATTCTGCTCTTAACATGAAAAAACTTCAGACACTCCTTATTACAGGAAGCCTTCCAGTGAAATTAACCATTGTCAAAGTTGATTCTATTTCTCCAGCACTAGGAGAAGCATTTGTCAAGAATGTTCTTTCTGTTGTGCTCTACGCAATTCTTGCAGTGGGCATTGTTCTTGGCATTCGGTATAGACATGTTTCTATTCTTGGTTTGATTATGGCTACGATGCTTTCTGAAGTGTTTATTATCCTTGGTTTTGCAGCATTCATTGGCTGGAACATTGATCTTGCAGCTATCGCAGGTATTCTTGTCGCAGTAGGAACTGGTGTTGATGATCAAATCGTTATTACTGATGAGGTTTATGGACGAAAGAAAACAAGCCGACATCTTTCTTGGAAAGATAAATTGAAACGCGCGTTCTTTATTATTATGGCAGCGTATCTGACAACTGTTGTCGCGATGTTGCCTTTATTCTGGGCAGGCGCTGGCGCATTGAAGGGATTTGCACTGACGAGTATTCTTGGCGTTACTATTGGTGTCTTTATCACTCGACCAGCATACGCTGTCGCTGTTGAAGCGGTGCTGAAGGAAGAAGGAGATGAGTAAGAGATTTTCTGAAGCTTTTCCCTCTCTGAGAACCTCTACTCTTCAGGATTATTAAAAAGTGGGCAAGAAAACCACGACCTTCAGGTCAGTGGATGAATTGCTCACAGCACGCCCACTTTTTAATTCCACAGACGCGCCAACAAGAGTTTGCGAGCCGTAAAACCCATGCCTTCAGGCATGGGATAGGTGAGCATAATAACATTGGCGCGTCTGTGTTATATACATTTATTTTTTCTTTTTTTACTGCTTCAATAAACTGTTTATCAGAGCAGATAAACTCTTTTACAATCGATTTGTATGTTAACATTGTATGAAAATGTATGGCATCATTTATCGGAATGTGATATTTTTGAATTAATTCAAGAGATGATAATATAGTGAGATGATTTATTGTTTCTAAAATAAGTACATCATTCTCCGTTAGTTCAATAATATCATGGATAAACTCACTTATTATCTTTTTTCCTTCATCTTCATCAATAATCTTTTTTCGAATCCACTTGTCAAAAACAGAAATCGCTTCACCAACAAGAAATATTGAGGATATAAGAATTATTTCCCCTTTCTTTGCTTGTTCAATAACTTCTGCTACCTTTGTCGCACCTTTTTCAGTTTCTTCAGAAGCATAGTATTTTACAAAAGCAGAAGTATCTATATATTTCATTATGCTTCATCTCTTATTCCTCTTACTGCTTCTGAAAGACTTTGTTTTGCTACTTTTGATGCTTTTGTGACAATTTTTCTTACTTCTCTCTTTGTTGTTGTTCGTACCCCATATTTGAAGGCGAGTTGCCTAATTGCATCTCGCACTACTTCAGACTGTGATTTATACATCCCTTTTTTTACAAGCTCCTGTGTCAGGTGCTTGACTCCACTAGTGACATCAGCTGTTAAGGTTACCATAGTATTTGCCTCCATGCTCTAATAGCCCACTATTAGTATACTGTTATTTAAATTTTTCTCTGGTTTGTCAAATCTTATTGATCTTTTTTATTTTGTAGTGAGATTTGAACAGAAAATTAATAAACAAACACATTTGAATGTGGACAATGGAAAAAAGAAATGTCGCATATTTAATTGTCTTTTTACTTTTATTCTTGTCACTTATTGTTTCTCTTGTATATATCTCTTTATTAAAAGATACTCTTTATCGACAACGTACATTCAATAGTATCAATGAAGATATTCTTCAAGCAGAATTATCTGGACTTTATGAAACACAATTACAAGAAGATGGTTTTTATGTTTCTCCTACACTTGTTGGTGATGCTTCTACTGGTGTCAATGGAGTTATTCATTTCTATAATTTCTTTGATACTCCTAAAACTTTTAGCTTTCAACTTATTTCTGGTTCAACAACAGACTTTCCTTATGATTCTCTTGAAATTGTTGCTCTTTCTTCAGAAGTTATAGATCCTGGTGAAGAATCAAATGCATTTTTCGTGTTCCAGATAATTGACGAAGATTCTTTTCTTCAACGAAGGGAGTCTGGTCAATACACTGTTCAAATTATTGTTGATGGTGAAGTGATTGGGGAGGATACTCTTGAGGTTATTGTTGTAAATTGATACTTGCTATTCTCCAAACAACAACCTTTTAATATCCGCACGCTTTTTTGTTTCTTATGAATGTGCATACAACCAAAACACATCCGCTCGCGATTATTTCTGTCATGCTTGCGACGTTGCTCACCGCGACTGGACAGTTCTTGTTTAAACTTGGCACAGCAAATCTTACTCTTGGCTGGGACCTTCTTCACAACTGGTATCTCATTGGTGGGTTTGCGATCTATGGGATCAGCGCGGTAATTCTTGTGATCTCTTTGAAGTATGGAGAGCTTTCTGTTCTTTATCCTGTTATTTCTTTGAGTTTTGTCTGGGTTAACATTATTTCTTTTGAATTTTTAGGAGAACAATTGACCACATTCAAATGGGTAGGAGTCAGTCTTATTATTTTGGGCGTCACTTGCATTGGGTTTGGCAGTAAAAGTGGTATTGGAGATGAAGCTTCTAAAACAGTTGCCTCAATAAAAGGTGAGCAATAATGACCACAGCTCCTTTCGCAATAGGTCTTGTCCTTATCGCAACATTTATCGGCGCGTTTGGCGCGCTGTTCCTGAAATACGGCGCAGAAAAAATGACGCGGAAAAGCAAGCTTTCATTTTTGAACACACGATTGCTTTTTGGTACTTTTTTATATGGATTTAGCAGTATCTTTTTCCTTATCGCTTTAAAGAACGGAGAACTTTCTGTTCTTTATCCTATCACTTCCTTATCTTATGTTTGGATTAGTTTATTGTCCATCAAAATGCTTGGAGAAAAAATGAACTTTTTCAAATGGCTTGGCATTACCGCGATTTTGCTTGGGGTAAGTTTAATTGGATTTGGAAGTTAGTTGGAGTTTTGGTGAACACTATGATTGCAAATACAAATAATACCATTGTGCTTTCTCTTGGTGGGTCTCTCATTTATCCAAAAGAAATCGATGTTCCTTATTTGAAGAAGTTTCGCGCATTAATTCTTTCTTATATCGCGAAAGGAAAAAAATTTGGCATTATTACTGGCGGTGGCGCTATTTGTCGAGAATATCTTCATAAAGCAAATGAAGTTGTTCCTCTGCAGCCATTTCAGAATGATATGATTGGTATCTTAACAACTCGCACTAACGCGCAGCTTGTTCGCGAAATTTTTGCGGAGTCTGCATACAAAGATGTTATTATTGACTATAGCAAAAAAATAGAGACAGACAAGCCCATTATTGTTGGCGCGGGATGGGTTCCTGGTTCTAGTACTGATAAAGATGCTGTCCTTCTTGCGCACATGTATGGCGCAAAGACTATTATTAACTTAACTAATGTTGATTATGTCTATGACAAAGATCCACGAAAGAATCCTGACGCAAAAGCAATCAAAAAAATATCCTGGAAAGATTTCAAAGCAATTGTTGGTGGCGAATGGAAGGCAGGGATGAATCTTCCTTTTGATCCCATCGCAGCTAGCCTCGCGGAAAAAGAAAAACTTCGTGTTGTTGTTCTCAATGGAAATAATCTTGACAATTTAGAGAAGTATTTGGCTGGCAAAGAATTTGTTGGAACTGTTATTGAATAAATAAAATCTTTTTTTCTTGGTTATGCTTTAAAGAATTCCAAAAAGGTATAACGCAATTCCAATCTGCACGACATCAACCAACGCATGGATTATCCAACAAGTAAAAAGATCACGATATTTCTGGAAAATCATGCACATAAATAAAGAATAACAAAATAGTCCAATGCACGCAAGCGCAAAAAGCGCTGGATAAGAAAACCATTGATAAAAATAAACAACATGGTAGAGGGTAAACCCAATTCCTGTCAAAATATATCCTACAAACCATCCGCATAATGTATGCACTTCATCAAAAAAGAATCCTCTCCAGAAGAATTCTTCGAGCAGTGAATTTAGGAAAATAATATACAAGCCAATCCAAATGATGTTTGCCGGGGTAATCGCCGCAGCCGTGTTGAGTTGCGCGATAATTTCTTCAATAGGAAGAAAATCCTTGAAAAGCAAGAATGCTCCAGCATAGATTGCGGAGAATAAAAGTCCCCAGCCAAGCGCGTGGGTGATTGATTTCTTGAATTTTGTAAAAGAGAAGTCGTGTGTTACTGCATTTTTCCATGACTTTTTATAGAAAAAAACTCTGTACACTATTGGAAGCAGAAAAATTATTTTATAGAGCGAAGAAGTAATGTATGTCGCTTCAAAGAAATACTGGATCAAGAAGAGAATAACTGCGGGGAGAAATGCTGCGAGGAGTAAAAGGGATATTTTGAGTGGTTTCATTTCTTCTCTCATTAAAGTCAGGATAGATTTAAATCTATCGAAGGAAACCATTATTTTTATAAATCCACAGAAATTTCTCTTCTTTACATATATTGGAGGATGACACTATGGCAGTAGTAGGATTTAATTTTACAAAAATGATCGGCGAGAAGAACGCTGATCCAACAAAGAAGTTGAACATTGATCGATCAGTGAACATTCAGTCTGTTGAAGAAACACATCTTAATGTCGGGACACAAAAACAGCAGGCAATGATTGTTTCTTTTGTCTACGCAGTCACCTACGCGCCTGGACTCGGCAAGCTGGAATTACAAGGAAATCTTCTCTACATCGCGCCTGAAGAAAAACTTATGGACGCAGTCGCATATTGGAAGAAAAATAGTACCCTTCCTGTTGATGTGATGAATCCCGTGTTGCACTCTGTTTTTACACGATGCAACATTCAGGCACTTATCATGAGTAGAGATTTGGCATTACCACCACCATTCGCATTGCCATCTCCGAAAGTTAGATAAATTTATTTTCTAATTTTTTACTTTGCTTTTTTCTTCTATTTTTTCAATAATAAAAATTTTACACTTTCACAATAAAAATATCTGTGCGTCATTAATAGACGCACAGATCAGGCACATGCTCACCAAAAAAAGGTTCGCACGCGCCTGTTTCTAATTGCTCTTTACTTCACTACGCACCAGCAACACCTCATGTCAGGGGGACCCATTGCGGAGCAATGGGGTCTTTATTCTTTTTTTATTCATTGAATACTATTTTTCTAAAATAAGCTATAGTAAATAACATTAATTTTCGGATATATAACCAGAGAATGTAATGTTATTTCCTAATAAGTGAATCACTTTTTGCTAGGAACTAAGTTCCGATTATTAAAGTGATTCACTATAATATAAACTGACTCAATCCTCATGCACAAAATATTTAAAGCGACCAGCGTTTACCAGAAACTGTGGAACCCATG
The sequence above is drawn from the Candidatus Woesearchaeota archaeon genome and encodes:
- a CDS encoding ATP-binding protein, which encodes MEKTVGDFFMLFRPLGMKERELVSHVKDYVDAAQLRDLISLLKQKKISASLMYLPISKDLFAQTEQCVIFKAETQDSEVHEYILEANQAIQKKFFKKQYASFAEHAPEILPKLIAPHIIGHDVIKHAVSIQLFASEPIHILLLGDPAIGKTDIIRSIADFHPISTYGLGSGMSGVGLAVTTIGDVIEPGLLPQADQGICCIDELNLLKEESRGALYNAMEKGFITYDKKGKHLKLDARVRVLATANPIGDKFIGKTVAELKKQIPFDDALLTRFHLVFLVRKPDTYQFMKITDAILKQKHDTGLTKTDLEFIKSYVFHAEQLKVTLPEVYHQDIVSFVGELKKKESKCLFEISPRLVVGLIRLVQARARMCLREKVKQEDIDAVKVIVERALKIT
- a CDS encoding protein translocase subunit SecF — translated: MLDQIKHFYETKYMFFLIFTSFILFTALAQIGWQYYTTGDFLHKGVSLKGGATVTVPDYYDALGLHAVLAASYEGYDISVRELRGSSGAQSGVIVDIDILDQETLGVFVSQVSSETGIPENMMSIETFGSRLSGDFFSQLLLGLLVAFLFMGCVVFLYFKDLIPSIAVMLAAGSDIIITLAIINVLGIKLSTAGIAAFLMLIGYSVDTDILLTIRVLKQKEDGNLNERIYGSFKTGGLMTFTAIVAVGTVLLFTNSDVLFQIMLILFIGLFVDIMTTWVQNVSILRWHLRDKEHTKEGGH
- a CDS encoding type II toxin-antitoxin system VapC family toxin; the encoded protein is MKYIDTSAFVKYYASEETEKGATKVAEVIEQAKKGEIILISSIFLVGEAISVFDKWIRKKIIDEDEGKKIISEFIHDIIELTENDVLILETINHLTILSSLELIQKYHIPINDAIHFHTMLTYKSIVKEFICSDKQFIEAVKKEKINVYNTDAPMLLCSPIPCLKAWVLRLANSCWRVCGIKKWACCEQFIH
- a CDS encoding EamA family transporter; the encoded protein is MTTAPFAIGLVLIATFIGAFGALFLKYGAEKMTRKSKLSFLNTRLLFGTFLYGFSSIFFLIALKNGELSVLYPITSLSYVWISLLSIKMLGEKMNFFKWLGITAILLGVSLIGFGS
- a CDS encoding UMP kinase translates to MIANTNNTIVLSLGGSLIYPKEIDVPYLKKFRALILSYIAKGKKFGIITGGGAICREYLHKANEVVPLQPFQNDMIGILTTRTNAQLVREIFAESAYKDVIIDYSKKIETDKPIIVGAGWVPGSSTDKDAVLLAHMYGAKTIINLTNVDYVYDKDPRKNPDAKAIKKISWKDFKAIVGGEWKAGMNLPFDPIAASLAEKEKLRVVVLNGNNLDNLEKYLAGKEFVGTVIE
- a CDS encoding CPBP family intramembrane metalloprotease translates to MKPLKISLLLLAAFLPAVILFLIQYFFEATYITSSLYKIIFLLPIVYRVFFYKKSWKNAVTHDFSFTKFKKSITHALGWGLLFSAIYAGAFLLFKDFLPIEEIIAQLNTAAAITPANIIWIGLYIIFLNSLLEEFFWRGFFFDEVHTLCGWFVGYILTGIGFTLYHVVYFYQWFSYPALFALACIGLFCYSLFMCMIFQKYRDLFTCWIIHALVDVVQIGIALYLFGIL